The following proteins are encoded in a genomic region of Streptomyces collinus Tu 365:
- a CDS encoding S8 family serine peptidase yields MTQTPERAPIPGHRHLARLAVAVGVVAALSATGPIPLALATDAPSATAPGPGVKSAHDKLGSDDAEALAEAKADHAKTVTMMIATTPGKTEQVAGELDAVKGGSVGRTYDKLGYVRATVPTAKADSAIAAAAKLSSVQAIDLRQEIPLDDPSPAADTPHGAQGKPSAATYPGPDKSTPARNPYNPSFETGAVDFVKDHPKADGRGVTIGILDSGVDLGHPALQKTSTGERKIVDWVTSTDPIVDSDATWRPMVTAVSGPSFSYSGQNWTAAAGSYEISTFKESATTGGDEAGDLDRDGDTTDSWGVLYDPAAGTVTVDLNNNHDFTDDTAMKPYKDGYQVGYFGTDDPKTDVVERVPFVVQIRKDVAMDPYGGSWVGKKADFVNIGVIESEHGTHVAGITAANGLFGGRMNGAAPGAKIVSSRACTWTGGCTNVALTEGMIDLVVNRGVDIVNMSIGGLPALNDGNNARAALYTRLIDTYGVQLVISAGNSGPGANTIGDPGLADKVISVGAAISRQTWAANYGSQVEKDYQLMPFSSRGPREDGGFTPTLVAPGAAINSTQTWLPGSPVAEAGYSLPAGYSMLQGTSMASPQATGASALLLSAAKEKGIDLTPATLRTALTSTADHIKGAQAYEEGAGLIDIVDAWDSIRHHATAHDYTVKAPVDTAIDYALKTPGFGTGLYDREGGLKAGQKKAYDITVTRTSGPDKAVRHELHLANNAEHTFRILGDDTVRLPLNQPVTVKVQAAPRSAGLKSAILEVDDPRTEGVDQQILTTVVVSAPVGFTYNASGSVQRNSTRSYFLTVPEGAKSLEVAIGGLKDKSQTRFIAIHPYGTPVDNTGTPYCYNNYLDGNGCKPDVRSYADPQPGVWEVEVEARRTSPLLDNPYKLDVSVLGAAFDPQTVSVPEAKVGVPAAASWKVTNKYAALDGTLVGGPLGSSSTTRPAIKQGETQTTTVTVPAGAKSLDVAIGNVSDAAADLDLTVYDANGKQVAQSADGDSEEAVSIPSPAAGTYTVKVVGYSVPSGSTDYDYRDVFFSSSLGTVTVDGSAPVKLGTGDSASVTAQVTAAAEAPAGREFFGRVQLVNARGTVAGTGSVKIEKVTP; encoded by the coding sequence ATGACCCAGACCCCCGAGCGCGCCCCGATACCCGGCCACAGACATCTCGCCCGTCTGGCGGTGGCCGTCGGCGTGGTGGCCGCGCTCTCCGCGACCGGGCCGATACCCCTGGCCCTCGCCACGGACGCGCCCTCCGCCACGGCCCCCGGACCGGGCGTCAAGTCGGCCCACGACAAGCTCGGTTCGGACGACGCCGAAGCGCTTGCCGAGGCCAAGGCGGACCACGCCAAGACCGTCACGATGATGATCGCGACCACGCCCGGCAAGACCGAGCAGGTCGCCGGCGAACTGGACGCCGTCAAGGGCGGGTCCGTGGGCCGCACCTACGACAAGCTCGGCTACGTCCGGGCCACCGTGCCGACCGCCAAGGCGGACTCGGCCATCGCCGCCGCCGCGAAGCTGTCCTCGGTGCAGGCGATCGACCTCCGCCAGGAGATACCGCTCGACGACCCGTCGCCCGCCGCGGACACCCCGCACGGCGCCCAGGGCAAGCCGTCGGCCGCCACCTACCCCGGCCCGGACAAGAGCACCCCGGCGAGGAACCCGTACAACCCGTCCTTCGAGACCGGTGCCGTCGACTTCGTCAAGGACCACCCGAAGGCGGACGGCCGCGGCGTCACCATCGGCATCCTCGACTCCGGCGTCGACCTCGGTCACCCGGCGCTGCAGAAGACCTCCACCGGCGAGCGCAAGATCGTCGACTGGGTCACCTCGACCGACCCCATCGTGGACAGCGACGCCACCTGGCGCCCCATGGTGACCGCGGTCTCCGGCCCCTCGTTCTCGTACTCCGGCCAGAACTGGACGGCCGCCGCGGGCTCGTACGAGATCAGCACCTTCAAGGAGTCCGCCACCACCGGCGGCGACGAGGCGGGCGACCTCGACCGCGACGGCGACACCACCGACAGCTGGGGCGTGCTCTACGACCCGGCGGCCGGCACGGTCACCGTCGACCTGAACAACAACCACGACTTCACCGACGACACCGCGATGAAGCCGTACAAGGACGGTTACCAGGTCGGCTACTTCGGCACCGACGACCCGAAGACGGACGTCGTCGAGCGCGTGCCGTTCGTCGTGCAGATCCGCAAGGACGTGGCGATGGACCCCTACGGCGGGTCCTGGGTCGGCAAGAAGGCCGACTTCGTCAACATCGGCGTCATCGAGTCCGAGCACGGCACCCACGTGGCCGGCATCACCGCCGCCAACGGCCTGTTCGGCGGGCGGATGAACGGCGCCGCCCCCGGCGCGAAGATCGTCTCCTCCCGTGCCTGCACCTGGACCGGCGGCTGCACCAACGTCGCCCTCACCGAGGGCATGATCGACCTGGTCGTCAACCGGGGCGTCGACATCGTCAACATGTCGATCGGCGGCCTCCCGGCGCTGAACGACGGCAACAACGCGCGCGCCGCCCTCTACACGCGGCTCATCGACACCTACGGCGTCCAGCTCGTCATCTCCGCGGGCAACTCCGGGCCCGGCGCCAACACGATCGGTGACCCCGGCCTCGCCGACAAGGTCATCTCGGTCGGCGCCGCCATCTCCCGGCAGACCTGGGCGGCCAACTACGGCTCGCAGGTGGAGAAGGACTACCAGCTGATGCCCTTCTCCTCGCGCGGCCCGCGTGAGGACGGCGGCTTCACGCCGACCCTGGTGGCGCCCGGCGCGGCGATCAACAGCACCCAGACCTGGCTGCCGGGCTCCCCGGTCGCCGAGGCGGGCTACTCGCTGCCGGCCGGCTACTCGATGCTCCAGGGCACCTCGATGGCGTCCCCGCAGGCCACCGGCGCCTCCGCGCTGCTGCTGTCGGCCGCCAAGGAGAAGGGCATCGACCTGACGCCCGCCACCCTGCGCACGGCGCTGACCTCGACGGCCGACCACATCAAGGGCGCTCAGGCCTACGAGGAGGGCGCGGGCCTGATCGACATCGTGGACGCCTGGGACTCCATCCGGCATCACGCCACCGCCCACGACTACACCGTCAAGGCCCCGGTCGACACCGCGATCGACTACGCCCTGAAGACCCCGGGCTTCGGCACCGGCCTGTACGACCGCGAGGGCGGTCTGAAGGCGGGCCAGAAGAAGGCCTACGACATCACCGTCACCCGTACCTCGGGCCCCGACAAGGCCGTGCGGCACGAGCTGCACCTCGCCAACAACGCCGAGCACACGTTCCGGATCCTCGGTGACGACACGGTGCGGCTGCCGCTGAACCAGCCGGTGACGGTCAAGGTCCAGGCGGCCCCGCGGTCGGCGGGTCTCAAGAGCGCGATCCTTGAGGTCGACGACCCGCGCACGGAGGGGGTCGACCAGCAGATCCTCACCACCGTCGTGGTCTCCGCCCCGGTCGGCTTCACCTACAACGCGTCCGGTTCGGTGCAGCGCAACAGCACCCGGTCCTACTTCCTGACCGTGCCCGAGGGCGCCAAGTCCCTCGAGGTCGCGATCGGCGGGCTGAAGGACAAGAGCCAGACCCGGTTCATCGCGATCCACCCCTACGGCACTCCGGTCGACAACACCGGCACCCCGTACTGCTACAACAACTACCTCGACGGCAACGGCTGCAAGCCGGACGTCCGCTCCTACGCCGACCCGCAGCCCGGCGTCTGGGAGGTCGAGGTCGAGGCGCGCCGCACGTCGCCGCTGCTCGACAACCCGTACAAGCTGGACGTCTCCGTCCTCGGCGCGGCCTTCGACCCGCAGACCGTGTCCGTGCCCGAGGCGAAGGTCGGCGTCCCGGCCGCCGCCTCCTGGAAGGTGACGAACAAGTACGCGGCGCTCGACGGCACGCTGGTCGGCGGCCCGCTCGGCTCGTCCAGCACGACCCGTCCGGCCATCAAGCAGGGCGAGACGCAGACCACCACGGTGACCGTCCCGGCCGGCGCCAAGTCCCTCGACGTCGCGATCGGCAACGTCTCGGACGCGGCCGCCGACCTCGACCTGACCGTGTACGACGCGAACGGCAAGCAGGTCGCGCAGTCCGCCGACGGCGACTCGGAGGAGGCGGTCTCCATCCCGTCGCCGGCCGCCGGGACGTACACGGTCAAGGTCGTGGGCTACTCGGTGCCGTCCGGGTCGACCGACTACGACTACCGGGACGTGTTCTTCTCCTCCTCGCTCGGCACCGTCACGGTCGACGGCTCGGCCCCGGTCAAGCTCGGCACCGGTGACTCCGCCTCGGTGACCGCCCAGGTCACTGCGGCCGCCGAGGCCCCCGCAGGCCGCGAGTTCTTCGGCCGGGTGCAGCTGGTGAACGCCCGCGGCACCGTCGCCGGCACCGGCAGCGTGAAGATCGAGAAGGTCACGCCGTAA
- a CDS encoding sigma-70 family RNA polymerase sigma factor, giving the protein MLRGGARRDQGAYAGAGGTGGTEDDPLDAAQERRVRAVLALGGVPQADLPDGVQQVRLRLLERAASGREAPRDVSAWAAVVASNLAMDWHRAKRRQERLGERLAALREPAHASGEETSLLSLAVAQGLDDLPDTQRQVLVLRFFADLPVRGIADELGIPEGTVKSRLHTAVRALRARLHEDEHEGV; this is encoded by the coding sequence GTGCTGCGCGGAGGGGCGCGCCGCGATCAGGGGGCGTACGCCGGTGCGGGCGGGACCGGCGGTACCGAGGACGATCCCCTGGACGCGGCCCAGGAACGCCGGGTGCGGGCGGTGCTCGCGCTCGGCGGCGTGCCGCAGGCGGACCTGCCGGACGGGGTGCAGCAGGTCCGCCTGCGGCTGCTGGAACGGGCCGCGAGCGGGCGCGAGGCACCGCGGGACGTGTCGGCGTGGGCGGCGGTGGTCGCCTCCAACCTGGCCATGGACTGGCACCGGGCCAAGCGGCGCCAGGAGCGGCTCGGGGAACGGCTGGCCGCGTTGCGCGAACCCGCGCACGCCTCCGGCGAGGAGACCAGTCTGCTCTCCCTCGCCGTCGCCCAGGGCCTGGACGACCTGCCCGACACCCAGCGCCAGGTCCTCGTCCTGCGCTTCTTCGCCGACCTGCCCGTGCGCGGGATCGCCGACGAGCTGGGCATCCCCGAGGGCACGGTCAAGAGCAGGCTGCACACGGCGGTCCGCGCCCTGCGCGCGCGGCTGCACGAGGACGAGCACGAGGGGGTGTGA
- a CDS encoding aspartate-semialdehyde dehydrogenase → MRVGIVGATGQVGTVMRAILTERNFPVTELRLFASARSAGTVLDGVTVEDASTADYTGLDIVLFSAGGATSKALAEKVASQGAVVIDNSSAWRKDPEVPLVVSEVNPHAIADRPKGIIANPNCTTMAAMPVLRPLHEEAGLEALVVATYQAVSGSGLAGVAELHGQVQKVAAEADKLTHDGEAVDFPEPQVYKRAIAFNVLPLAGSIVDDGLNETDEEQKLRNESRKILEIPELKVSGTCVRVPVFSGHSLQVNARFARPLSPERATELLGGAPGVALSDIPTPLQAAGKDASYVGRIRRDETVDNGLALFISNDNLRKGAALNAVQIAELVAAELKG, encoded by the coding sequence GTGAGGGTCGGAATCGTCGGAGCCACCGGTCAGGTCGGCACGGTCATGCGCGCAATCCTCACGGAGCGGAACTTCCCGGTCACGGAGCTGCGCCTGTTCGCCTCGGCCCGCTCGGCCGGGACCGTGCTGGACGGCGTGACGGTGGAGGACGCGTCGACCGCCGACTACACCGGCCTGGACATCGTGCTCTTCTCCGCGGGCGGCGCGACCTCCAAGGCGCTGGCCGAGAAGGTCGCCTCCCAGGGTGCCGTGGTGATCGACAACTCGTCCGCCTGGCGCAAGGACCCCGAGGTCCCGCTGGTGGTCTCCGAGGTGAACCCGCACGCGATCGCGGACCGCCCCAAGGGCATCATCGCCAACCCGAACTGCACCACGATGGCCGCCATGCCCGTGCTCAGGCCGCTGCACGAGGAGGCCGGTCTCGAGGCGCTGGTCGTCGCGACCTACCAGGCGGTCTCCGGTTCCGGCCTCGCGGGCGTGGCCGAGCTGCACGGGCAGGTGCAGAAGGTGGCCGCCGAGGCGGACAAGCTGACCCACGACGGCGAGGCGGTCGACTTCCCCGAGCCGCAGGTCTACAAGCGCGCCATCGCCTTCAACGTGCTCCCGCTCGCGGGCAGCATCGTCGACGACGGTCTGAACGAGACCGACGAGGAGCAGAAGCTGCGCAACGAGTCGCGCAAGATCCTGGAGATCCCGGAGCTGAAGGTCTCCGGCACCTGTGTGCGCGTCCCCGTCTTCTCCGGCCACTCCCTCCAGGTCAACGCCCGGTTCGCGCGCCCGCTGTCGCCGGAGCGCGCGACCGAGCTGCTCGGCGGCGCCCCGGGCGTCGCCCTCTCCGACATCCCGACCCCGCTGCAGGCGGCCGGCAAGGACGCCTCGTACGTGGGCCGCATCCGCCGGGACGAGACGGTCGACAACGGTCTGGCCCTGTTCATCTCCAACGACAACCTCCGCAAGGGCGCCGCGCTGAACGCGGTGCAGATCGCGGAGCTGGTGGCGGCGGAGCTCAAGGGCTGA